A stretch of the Hydra vulgaris chromosome 09, alternate assembly HydraT2T_AEP genome encodes the following:
- the LOC136085247 gene encoding zinc finger BED domain-containing protein 5-like, whose product MSSMLLYAPRAAYYHGLRVYHQIKVWRNLSNVDLDPLSWGWVIQNQMHAPIMTDIEAGPQDILNIIRCGCKGPCGNKCICRKAGLNCTLSCKECHGVTGTNGNTNIPEVDIEEEERHFLDAFERASWEKFFPNFKNIGEQLTKTSISTFNETVFGKHDQNVKIMPLSNNTVSRRIDEVRKDVEIQLIEKLKTRLFLVQMDESTLRDSKAVLLTYVRYIDNNNFAEEMLFCKSLKSSTTAKDIYSTLKSYLDTNKIPMKNITSCAADGAPNIMGKKNGCLKLMKDENPDMFLVHCVIYGENLVAKNTFHVLNKIMNLVVKCINSIKASAKHERIFKLFCKENNEAHVRLLLHTEVKWLSKGNCLKRFMVLFDTLKLQGTNKTLVNGKAKIFGFITSIELFEKDVYQKQFEKFHWLQKYKVTNTAILNIVEHLKNLSADLKGRFSDLKEIDLPTWLMQPMLVNLSHISNMQYQEELTEMQNDESVKTLFNIKGSMA is encoded by the exons ATGAGCTCTATGCTGCTCTATGCACCAAGAGCTGCATATTATCATGGACTCAGAGTTTATCACCAAATTAAAGTATGGAGAAATTTGAGTAATGTTGATTTAGATCCATTGAGTTGGGGATGGGTAATACAAAATCAAATGCATGCACCAATTATGACAGATATAGAAGCAGGTCCTCaagatattttaaacattatcaGATGTGGCTGCAAAGGTCCATGTGGAAACAAATGTATTTGTCGAAAAGCTGGATTAAATTGTACATTATCTTGTAAAGAGTGCCATGGCGTAACAGGCACTAACGGTAATACTAATATTCCAGAAGTAGACATTGAAGAGGAAGAAAGACATTTTCTTGATGCTTTTGAAAGAGCGTCCTGggaaaaattttttccaaattttaaaaatatag GAGAGCAGTTAACCAAGACTTCAATATCAACATTTAATGAAACTGTTTTTGGAAAACATGACCAAAACGTGAAAATCATGCCACTAAGTAACAATACTGTCAGCAGAAGAATCGACGAAGTGAGAAAAGATGTTGAAATACAACTTatcgaaaagttaaaaacaagaCTTTTTTTGGTGCAAATGGACGAATCAACATTGAGAGACAGCAAAGCAGTATTACTTACATATGTCAgatatattgataataataattttgctgaagaaatgttattttgcaaatcattaaaaagCAGCACTACCGCTAAAGATATATATAGTACTCTAAAAAGTTACTTAGATACGAATAAAATACCGATGAAAAATATAACGTCCTGTGCTGCTGATGGCGCTCCTAATATAATGGGCAAAAAAAATGGTTGCTTAAAACTGATGAAAGATGAAAATCCAGATATGTTTCTTGTGCACTGTGTTATTTACGGGGAAAACTTGGTagctaaaaatacttttcatgttcttaataaaataatgaacttggTTGTAAAATGCATTAATTCTATTAAAGCAAGTGCAAAACATGagcgcatttttaaattattttgtaaagaaaacaaCGAAGCCCATGTGAGACTTTTACTTCACACTGAGGTAAAATGGCTTTCGAAAGGGAactgtttaaaaagatttatggtACTGTTTGATACTCTTA AACTTCAAGGAACAAATAAAACTCTTGTCAATGGAAAAGCGAagatatttggttttattacgtCTATTgaactatttgaaaaagatgtttaccaaaaacaatttgaaaagtttcattggcttcaaaaatataaagtaactaATACCGCTATACTTAATATTGTCGAGCATCTAAAAAACTTATCAGCTGATTTAAAAGGAAGATTTTCcgatttaaaagaaattgatcTTCCAACTTGGTTGATGCAACCAATGTTAGTTAATTTATCTCATATTTCAAATATGCAGTACCAAGAAGAATTAACAGAAATGCAGAATGACGAAtcagttaaaactttatttaatataaaaggaTCGATGGCATGA